Proteins from one Podospora pseudoanserina strain CBS 124.78 chromosome 1, whole genome shotgun sequence genomic window:
- a CDS encoding hypothetical protein (EggNog:ENOG503NWYE; COG:S), translating into MGRQPGWSRPYDGDMPRHIDQDVHSAFVEFRNGSEPKCMSVQCLYCNQTRAKNTTRQKQHLLQCAPYLAAHPEIALQASAAADEAAAAGSSSEPQHGHPDASQYPNPNPPPGEHTNLGFMPNPRINGTPNQMPGHGGRASIGAPDGTPAAKRQKTKNSNLPEIPLREVHAAFAEFKAKDDDKCMSARCLHCNQVRAKNTSRQREHLMVCPGYQSVLKEKIPANNLRHQFDEDDVASSLALPTPSLTLDFRMSIRVKPKLSIGTANFGRESWISCVGGQWAGRFGKGILLPGGQDKQTTVKDMATRIDASYLLQTNDEQPALITCKVKGWWTGDRDVMERLQDPVAADNVAAHRYLFRVVIELETGDERYADVNTGLWVGSGCRRGAEIVYDAHRVS; encoded by the exons ATGGGAAGACAGCCCGGCTGGAGCAGGCCGTACGACGGAGACATGCCCCGTCACATCGATCAAGATGTCCACAGCGCCTTTGTGGAATTTCGCAATGGCA GCGAACCCAAGTGCATGTCGGTGCAATGCCTCTACTGCAACCAGACCCGCGCCAAAAACACCACGCGCCAGAAGCAGCACCTGCTCCAATGCGCCCCCTATCTCGCTGCCCACCCCGAGATAGCTCTCCAGGCCTCGGCCGCCGCAGACGAAGCCGCAGCTGCTGGCTCGTCGTCTGAACCACAACATGGCCACCCCGATGCCTCCCAATACCCGAACCCCAATCCCCCGCCGGGTGAGCATACCAACCTCGGTTTCATGCCAAACCCACGCATAAATGGCACCCCAAACCAGATGCCCGGCCATGGAGGACGTGCTTCGATAGGCGCGCCGGATGGAACACCGGCCGCGAAGCGCCAAAAGACGAAAAACTCCAACCTTCCCGAGATACCCCTCCGCGAAGTCCACGCTGCCTTTGCCGAGTTTAAAGCCAAGGACGATGACAAGTGCATGTCTGCGCGCTGTTTACACTGCAACCAGGTCCGGGCGAAGAACACCTCCAGGCAGCGGGAGCATCTGATGGTGTGCCCCGGCTACCAGAGCGtgctgaaggagaagatcccCGCGAACAACCTCCGTCACCAAtttgacgaggatgatgtcgcCAGCTCACTGGCGCTGCCTACCCCGTCCCTGACACTTGACTTTCGGATGAGTATCCGGGTCAAGCCAAAGCTCAGCATCGGCACTGCCAACTTTGGCCGGGAAAGCTGGATTTCGTGCGTTGGCGGTCAGTGGGCTGGGAGGTTTGGTAAGGGCATCCTGCTGCCTGGCGGCCAGGACAAGCAGACTACGGTCAAGGATATGGCTACGAGGATTGATGCGAGTTATCTTTTACAAACTAATGACGAACAACCTGCCTTGATTACATGCAAGGTCAAGGGCTGGTGGACGGGGGATCGGGATGTCATGGAACGGCTGCAGGACCCGGTGGCGGCCGACAATGTGGCTGCTCACCGGTATTTGTTCCGTGTGGTCATCGAGCTGGAGACGGGCGATGAGCGGTATGCAGATGTCAACACTGGGTTGTGGGTGGGGAGCGGGTGTAGGAGAGGTGCAGAGATTGTTTATGATGCCCACCGCGTCAGTTAG
- a CDS encoding hypothetical protein (EggNog:ENOG503P04B), with amino-acid sequence MTMLLNPHSSTNASNVLAFDHKVRRGPSHWHSIKENNAACRGPLHRAHVDQSYDGAVLRLREQFPNETDFTAVSQKRWQIINIWRPLSPILRDPLALCSAPSVPDTDLLPASIIYLKTGKRNESWTVKKPKPSSSHKWYYKHHQQPTEVILIKCFDSDLTCPARRVPHCAVEDPEHITAADRESVEVRCLVFY; translated from the exons ATGACCATGTTGCTAAACCCCCACTCAAGCACGAACGCCTCCAACGTTCTAGCCTTCGACCACAAGGTTCGGCGCGGTCCCTCCCACTGGCACAGCATCAAAGAGAACAACGCCGCCTGCCGAGGCCCCTTGCATAGAGCCCATGTCGACCAATCCTACGACGGGGCGGTCCTCAGGCTGAGGGAGCAGTTCCCCAACGAAACTGACTTTACGGCAGTCAGCCAGAAGCGATGGCAGATCATCAAT atCTGGcgtcccctctcccccatcctgAGAGACCCCCTAGCCCTCTGTTCTGCCCCCTCAGTCCCCGAcaccgacctcctccccgcctccatcATCTACCTCAAGACCGGTAAACGCAACGAGTCCTGGACcgtcaagaagcccaagcctTCCAGCAGTCACAAGTGGTACtacaaacaccaccagcagcccaCAGAAGTAATCCTCATCAAGTGTTTCGACAGTGATCTAACCTGTCCAGCTCGAAGAGTGCCGCACTGTGCGGTTGAAGATCCAGAGCACATAACCGCAGCAGACAGAGAAAGCGTGGAGGTGAGGTGCTTGGTGTTTTACTGA